TGCGGAATATCGAGGCGCGCCGCCGCGATCAGGATACCGAACACGGCGGCGGCGCCAGCCATGTCGTACTTCATGTCCTCCATGCCCGAGGCGGGCTTGAGCGAGATTCCGCCCGCATCGAAGGTCACGCCCTTGCCGACGACGACGACGGCGTCGCCGCCCGCGCCCTCGTGCTCCATCTCGATGAAGCGCGGCTCCTCGACGGACCCGCGGGCGACCGTGAGGAGGCCGCCGAACCCTTCCTCCTCCAGCCGCTCCCGATCCCGCACCTCGACCCGGAAGCCGTATTCTCCGGACAGCCGCTCCGCCTCCGCCGCGAGATAACGCGGCGTCGCCACGTTGCCCGGCAGCGTCACGAGTTCGCGCGTGGCGTTCTGCGCCTCGGCGAGCACGCAGCCCCGCCGCACGGCGGCTTCGGCCTCCGCCCCGGCCTCGCCCCCCGCGATAAGGACCCGCTCTTCCGGCGCGGCGGTGCGGCCCTCCGCGTCGCGGAGCCCGTCGTAGCGCCAGTCTCCCAGCGCAAGCCCCTCGGCGGACGCCTGCCACACGGCGCCGTCCGCCGCCTCCGGCACGCGGAACCCGACGGATCCGAGGCCGCGCTCGCGCGCCGCTCTGACCCCGGCCCCCGCCGCCCGCCGGCACGATTCGGCTGCCGGCCTCGCTGCGGCGTTGAGGCGAACCACGAAGACGTCCGGGACCTCCGCCGCTCCGAGCCGCACCCAGCCCGACGCCTCCCCGGAGCGGCCATGCCCCTCCAGCCACGCCGTCGCCGGGCCTTCCCACCACTCTCCCGTCGACTCCGCGTCATCGAACCACGGGACCACGAGAGCGTCCAGTTCGCGTTCGACGGGTATCCCCGAGCGTATCTCCACCGACACCTTCCTTGTCTCAACGAAAGAAGCGGGCTCGGCAGTCCTCTGAAGGCTTGCGGCCCGCTTCCGTTGGCGTGTTGGCCGGCGCCGGACGCGGCGGGCTCCGACCCCTCCCGCGACTTCGGCTCAGCGCTCGTCCATCGGCACCCAGCGCAGATCCATCTCACCTACATACTCCGCACGCGGCCGAATGAGCCGGTTGTCGGCGTGCTGCTCCATCACGTGCGCCGTCCAGCCGCCCATCCGCCCCATCGCGAACAGCGGCGTATAGAGGTCGATCGGAATGCCGAGCGCGTAGTAGACCGTCGCGCAGTAGAAGTCGACGTTCGGATTGATCCCCTTCTCCGAGATCATCCGGTCCTCCAGCGCGCGGGACATCTCATAGAACTTCCCGAGACCCGCCTGCTGGGTGAGCACGCGGGACATCTCGCGCAGGTGCGTCGCCCGCGGATCCTCCGTCTTGTAGACGCGGTGGCCGAAGCCCATGATCTTCCGCTTCTCGGCGAAGGCCCGGTCGAGCCACGGATCGACGTTCTCCGTGTCGCCGATCTCGAGCAGCGTGTGCATGGCCCTCGCGTTCGCCCCGCCGTGCAACTCGCCCTTCAGCGCCCCGACGCCCCCGGTCACGGCCGAGTGCATGTCCCCGAGCGTGGCGGCGATGACGCGGCAGGCGAAGGTCGACGCGTTGAACCCGTGGTCGAGGTACAGGAGCAGCGTGCGGTCGAGCGCATCGACGGCTTCCTCCGTGCCGGGCTCGCCGTTCGCCATCCTGACGAAATCGGCGGACAGCGAGAGCGACGGATCGGGCTCCAGCGGCTCCAGCCCCTGCCGAATGCGGTGGATCGCGGCGATGATTGTCGGCGTCCGCGCCACGAGCCGCTCCGCCTTGCGCCGGTTCGCCGCGCTCGAGTTGTCCTCGGCGTCCGGATCGTACACGCCCTCGAGGGAGACCCCGGTCCGCAGGGCAGCCATCGGCACGGTCTCCGCGGGGAGCCCCTTCAGGCCGTCTATGGTTCTCGGGTCCAGCGCCCGTTGACCGGCTAGCGCCACCTCGAACTCGTCGAGTTCGGCCTGCCTCGGCAGCCGCCCGTTCCAGAGCAGGAATACGCTCTCCGGGAACGAGACGTTCGGCGCGAGTTCGTGGATGTTGTAGCCCCGGTAGACGAGGATGCCCTTGAGTCCGTCAATGAAGCTGAGGTGAGTCTGCGAGGCGACGACGCCTTCTAGTCCTTTCCCGGCGGCGGCGGTCATTCTGTCACGAGGCCTTTCGGTATGGCGCGGAGATTTCCGCGCGGACGGCCAGCAGCCCGTGGCAAAGCCCCGACGCAGGGTTTTGCCACGGACTGCTAGCGGATGGCAGGATCGAGTTTCGCTTCCTTGAAGTGCTTCTTGAGATCATCGAGACTGAGCTGCTCGAACGAACCCTGTGGGAGCCGAAGCCGCCGCTGGGTCTGGTACGGGTCGGAGAAACAGACGAACACGACCGCCTCGAAATCGTCGGGCGGAGCCTTTTCGTTCGGATCGGGCCAGAAGACCTCGCGGGAAGCGAGCCATGCTTTCCACCGGCGTCCGTCGTCATCCTGGAAGGTCTTTGTCATTTCCACCTCTGGCGGCCGGGACGCGTCGCTCGCGAACGGGCGACGGGACGTTTCCGGCCCGGATACGCATTCATCGCAGCCAAGAAAGATAGCGTGCGATCACGGCATCGGGAAGAAGGTTCGCGACTCGGAGAGACCGGCGAACGCGGTCGGATTCGGTCAGCCCGGCGGGACCTCCCGCTCCGACGCATCGGGTGCGGGGAGACGGCATCCGAAGGCGAAACCGCCACCCATGAGAAGGCCCACGAGCAGCCCGAGCAGAATCGTCACGAGGACGTAGTACAGTGTGATGGTCATGGGGGAAGAATGTCGCTTCTGACCGCGGATGTCCAGCGCCCCGCGGGCCGGTTACGCGTCGCCGTTACCTGTCGCTGCGGCGCAGGCGGCGGAGGACGCGCTGCTGGAAGGCGATCCGTTCCATGACCCGGTCGACGATCTGTTGCGCGTTCTTCCGCGAGCGGCCGTCGGCGGCCAGGTCGTCGTACGGCACGGGCCGGCCCACGTAGATGGAAACCCGCTGTCCGATGCGGGGCAGGCGGGAACCGATGGGAAGGACGCGATCCAGTCCGTCCAACGTGATCGGGACGACGTGCGGGCGGGTCTGGAGAATGACCATGCCCGCGCCGGCTCGCCCGCGTCCGACCTGCCCGTTCCGCGAGCGCGTCCCCTCCGGGAAGAGCGTGAGTATTCCCGCCCGCAGCACGTTTGCCGAGCGGATCATCGCGCGCAGGTCGCGGCGGCCGCGCCGCACCGGAATGCACTGGAACTGGTGGAACACCCAGCCGAAGAACGGGTTGCTGAAGAAGTTCTCCGCCGCGGCCGCATTCCACGGCGCGAGGTGGGGCCTGAAAGTTTTTTCGGGAAAGAACAGGTAGTAGGCGATCGGAAACGAGTCGATCATCGACTGGTGATTCGAGAGAACGAGCGTGTTCGGCAGGTGGGGCACGCGTCGCCGTCCATAGACCCGCGTTCGGTTGAGGAGCCCGAAGAGGAGGAAGACGCAGGGTGGCGCCACGAGGTTCGTGATGATCCAGCGCGTGACCGGCGTCAGCCACCGCGTGATGGGGCCCGGGGCCCAGTCCGGGGGCGATGCGTTCGCCCGCTTCGGGTTCTCGCGATCCATCATCGCCTGAGAGTAGGTTGCCTCGGAATCGGCGGGAAGGCCGGGCGGCCGAGACGCCCGCGAACCACGGAGATCTGGAGCCAGCGCGCGTGCGAACGATGGACCTTGCCATCATCGGAGGAGGGCCGGTCGGGCTCGAGGCCGCGGCCCGCGCGGCCCGCACGGGACTCGCGACGATTCTGTTCGAGGCGGGCGAGGTGGCGGACCACGTCCGCGCCTGGGGATGGATGCGGCTCTTCTCCCCCTTCGGGTGGAACGCGGGACCGGGCGGGCTGGAGGTGCTGCGCGGCCAGGGGGGTGAGCTGCCGGCGGCGGAGGCGCTGCTCACGGGCGCGGAGTTGCGGACGCACTACCTGCTGCCCCTGGCCGCGGCCCTCCGGTCGCGCGTGGAGGTCCGCGAGGGCGCGCGCGTGCGTGACGTCGCCCGGGCGGACTGGTTGAAGGGCGAGGCGCTCGGAGAGGCCGCCCGGGCGGACCAGCCCTTCCGGCTGCTCGTGGAGCAGAACGGCGCCGAGACGGAGGTGTTCACCCGGGCCGTGTTCGACTGCTCGGGGACCTACGGGCGGCCCAACTGGGCGGGCCCGGGCGGCACGCCCGCCATCGGCGAGCGATCCGCGCGGCGCGCGATCGAATACCGCATCCCGGATGTGCTCGGCGCCCAGCGCGGGCGCTACGCCACGCGGCGCACGCTCCTTCTCGGCAACGGACACTCCGCCGCCACGACCGCCTGCGCCCTCGCGGCGCTGGCCCGGGCCGGCCCCGCCACGCGGTTCACCTGGGCCAGCCGCGAGGCGCACGGCGTCCCGCTGCGGGCGATCCCGGACGATCCGCTTCCCGAGCGGGTGAAGCTCACGCGCCGCGCCAACGCGATCGCCGCCGAACCGCCGCCCGGCTGCGAGTGGCTCGCCCGGAGCCGGCTGATCACGGTCCGGGAGATCGACTCGCGGGGCTTCGATGTCGACCTGGAGATCGACGGGAAGGTGCGGCCCGACCGCTTCGACCGGATCGTGGCGAACGTCGGCTACGAGCCCGACGACGGCCTCTACCGCCAGCTCCAGGTGCACACCTGCTACGCGTCCCTCGGCCCCATGGGCGTCTCCGCCGCGCTCCTCGCCGCTCAGGGCCCGCCGGGCGACGCGCCGGCGGACTGCTGCATCGCGGCGGACGCGCTCGGACCCGAGACGCTGCGCAACCCCGAACCCGGTTTCTTCGTCCTGGGCGCCAAGAGCTTCGGCAAGAACTCCGCCTTCCTCATGCGGACGGGGTACGAGCAGGTCGCCGACGCGTTCTCTCTCCTCGGCTGGAACGCCGCGCGCACGACCGGGGCGCGCTGATCCGGCGGGCCGGGTCGGCCCGCGCGGCTCACATCCTCTTGTAGGCCGGCCCGCTTCCGCCCTCCCGCGGCGTCCAGCGGGGACCGAGGATGTCCGTCGCCTTGCAGTCGATGCAGTTCGGCGCGTTCACGACCAGGCGGTCGCCGTCGCGCTCGTACACGCCGGCCGGACAGAGGCTCGCGTACAGGTCCGCCATCTCCGGCGACACCGCGGTGCCCGCTTCGGTGCCCGCTGGCGCGGTCGCCGTCGCACCCGGCCCCGCACCCTCCGTGCCCGCCGCACCCACCAGGAGGTGCGAGGGGATGTCGTCCCGGGTCGCGTTCCCGGAGCGGAACACCGCGTCGACCTTGGCGACCGCGTGCTCGCCGTCGTAGGCGGACTCGAGCCCCAGCCGCTTGCGGCGAGGGCCCGCCGCGTCGGGCTTGCTCGGGATCCGGCCACCGGGAAACGTCCCGCCCGTCGCCTGCATGAGCCCCGCCTTGACGCCTCCCGCGAAGAAGCCGGACTTGAAGGCGAGCCGCTGGTTCCGGTTGCGGTACAGCGGGTCCTGGATGAGGCTCTCCCTCAGCGCCGCGTCGTAGGACGCGAGGCGGGCCGCCGGGACCGCCCCCTCCGCCCCGTCCAATCCCTCGCGGCCCTGCGCGCCCCCGTCTACGCTGCCGTCCGCCCCCGTGCCCCCGTCCGACAGGGCCCGGCCGATCGCGTCCGCCGCCAGGACTCCCGACCGCATCGCGTAGTGGATGCCCTTGAGCGAGGCGACGTCGACGAGGCCCGCGGCATCTCCCGCGATGAGCAGGCCGTCCCCGCTCAGCCGGTCCGGGATGGCGTGGTAGCCGCCCTCCGGAATCGTCTTCGCTCCCCACTCCACGAGTTCGCCCCCGTCCAGGATCCCGCGCACGAACGGGTGCTGCTTGAAGCGCTGCAGCAGCGCGTGCACGTCGAGGTCCACGTAGGGCGCGTCGAGGCCCACGACGAGACCCAGCGACACGAGATTCTCGCCCATGGGGTAGATGAAGCTGCCCCCGAACGCATCGCGCGGCAGCGGCCAGCCCATGGTATGGGTGACCGCGTCGGGCGGATGCGCGACCTCCCACAGTTCCTTGACGCCGAGCGCGAAGATCTGAGGGTTCGCCGAGCCGATGCCCTCCCGCTCGAGCCAGGCCTGGCTCAGCGGCCCGCGGGTCCCTTCGGCGAGCACCGTGACCCGCGCGGAGAGGTCCGTGGCCGGCATGTAACCGCCCGCCGGATTCCCCTCCCGGTCGAGACCGGCGGGCGTCGTGCGCACGCCGACGACCTGTCCGCCGCGCATGAGGAGCGCGTCGGCGGGGAATCCCGTGAACACGTTCACCCCGAGTTCCTCCGCCCGCGCGCCCAGCCAGCGCACGATTTTGCAGATCGAGGCCACGTGGTGGCCGTGGTTCCGCATCGAGGGCGGGGTCGGGAGCCGGATCCTGCCGCGCTCCGTGAGGAGGAGCACCCGGTCGCCCGCCACGCGGCCCCGGAGCGGAAGCTCCGCTTCGTCGAGATCCGGGAAGAGCGTGCGAAAGGCCTCCGGGTTCACGACCGCCCCGGAGAGGCAGTGCTCCCCGAGTTCACCCGACTTCTCGAGCACGCCGATCTCGAGGTCGGCGAGCGGCCCGCCCTCCGCGCGGTCGCGCGCCGCGAGTTGCGCCAGCCGGATCGCGCCCGCGAGCCCGGCCGGACCTCCGCCCACAAACAGGACATCCAGCGGCACCGCCTCCGGGTCGGGGTCCTCCTCGATGATGAAGCGCCCCCCCGGCAGCGGCGGCTGCGCCGAAGCGGGAATCAGCGGTCTCACGGCGGCGTCCCGAGAACGCCCGCCTCGCGGAGGAATCCCAGCGTGGGTTCGAGCGGGAGCGCTTCGACCGTCCGTCCCCGGTGCCCCGTGACGGATGTCGCCTTGAACAGGGAGTTGATGACGGCTTCGTCCGTTGCCTCGACCACCGCCTCGAACACGCGCGACAGCGCGCCGCCGCCTCGAACGGCCTCCCCCTCCCCGGTGGAGAAGGCGATCGCGTAGTCGCCCGAACCGTGCGACATGTACGACCCGGTGCGGGCGAGTCCCATGAAGGAGCGGTCGGCCACCCGGTCGAGTTCGCGGTGGGCCAGTGGCAGGTCCGTCGCGATCACGATCATCACGGACCCGTCGGACCCATCGGGCCCATCGCCATCCCCCTGATCGCGACCACCGCGCAGACCGGCGGCGGCGAGCTTCTCTCCCACGCGCACGCCGTCGATCCGCAGCGAACCGCCGAAGTTGCTCTGCACGAGCACGCCGACGTTCACGACCCGGCCGCCGATCTCGACCCGCCGCGACGAGGTCCCGATGCCGCCCTTCCAGCCGAAGGCGATCGTCCCCGTCCCGGCCCCGACCGCTCCCTCCTCCACCGGGCCGCCCGCCGCCGTCCGCAGCGCCTCGCGCACGTGCTCCGGCCGGATCGGACGGACGCGGATGTCGCTCAGGTACCCGTCGTTCGTCTCGCCGACGACCGGGTTCATCGAGCGCACCTCTCGGTTCGCCGGGAGCGACAGGAGGGTATCGAGGAGCGCGTCCGCCGCGCGGAACACGCTCAGCGTCCCGGTGAGGAGGATCGGCGTCTCGATTTCGCCGAGTTCGTTGACCTGGCTCAGCCCCACCAGCTTCCCGAACCCGTTGCCGACCGCGATCGCCGCTCGCACCCGCCGCTCGAACACGTTGTCCCCGTGTGGGAGAATGGCCGTGACCCCCGTGCGGATCGAGTCGCCCACCCACACCGTACGGTGGCCCACACGCACCCCGGGCACGTCCGTGATCGCATTCAGCGGCCCCGTCGGCAGCCGCCCGATGAGGACGCCCGCCTCCCGCGCGCGCGGCCGCTCCTCGCCGGCCGGCCGCGCCTCCTGACCCGTGGCGTCCGCGGGCGGCAACACCGCCATCGCCGCAAGTACGAGCGCCGCCGACCCTGCCCCGCTCGCCGCGCGGCTAGTTCTCACTGCTGATGGTCGCCCGCTCGATGTAGTCCAGTTCGGCGAACTCGGCCTCCAGGTAGGCGTTCCCCTCCTCCTGAATCCGTCCCTGGCTCGGCCCGCCCCCGCTCGGCGCCCCCTCGCCGTACTCCGAGTAGAGCGCGTCGACGACCTCCATCCCCGAAATCACTTCACCGATGGCGGCGAACCCCATCCCATCGAGCCGCGAGTTGTCGCCGAAGTTGATGAAGAGCTGCGTGCTTCGGCTGTTCGGCATGGACGTCTGCGCGAAGCTGATCCGCCCGCGCGTGTTCCCCACCACCACCGGATCGTCCTGGATGTTCGCGTCCCGCCACGCGCTCTGGATCTCCGGATTCCCGTTGATCCCGAACTGCGCCATGAAACCGGCGATCACGCGGAAGAACCGCACGTCGTCAAAGAACCCGTTCTCCACCAGGTTGTAGAAACGGTCCACGCCATTCGGCGCCCACTGGCGGTGCGCCTCCACCACGAACGTGCCCTTCGAAGTCTCGAACCGAGCCTGAAAAGTCTCCGGTGCCGTCATGTTCACCTCTGCCGAAGCCGGGTCCCCGAGGAATTCGCTCGGCCCTCCACCCCGTTCGCAGGCGCTCACCGCCAGCAGACACCCGAGGAGCAGCCAACCCGGCCTGAAACCGGACCTGGATAGACGCGACCGTACCATCTCGACCCCCGTCAGCTTCTTGTGTGTTTTGAGTGCGCCGCGCCGGGCCATTGCCACGGCCTGCGGGCGGGCGTGCCGTCAGATACGGCGTGCCACGATGTAACGATATGCGACCGGAATTGCGACGAGCACGAACAACGTACTCGAAATCAACCCGCCGATGGTCGCCAGCGCGAGCGCGTTCCAGATGTTCTGATCCTGGGACGGGGCGAAGAGGACGAGTGGCAGGAGCCCGAACACCGTCGTGAGCGTCGTCATGAGGATGGGGCGCACGCGCTCCAGCGTCCCCTGCACGATCGCCGCCGCCGTCGGCATGCGTTTGCGCACTTCGCCGATGTGGTAAACCACAAGGATGGCGTTGTTCACGACGATGCCGCCCATCATGATCGTGCCGATGAACGCGGTGCGGGTGAAGGTCGCGTCGGTGTAGAAGAAGATGAGGAAGACGCCGATGAGGGCGAAGGGCAGCGAGAAGAGCACCACGAACGGCGCCAGGAGCGACTCGAAGAGGCCGGCCGTCACCATGTAGATGAGGAGGATGGAGAAGGCGAGGACGACCCACATCTGCGTCGTCTCCTCCGTCGTCCAGCCCCCGTAGCGCGACTTTTCGATCCGGTAGCCCGGCGGGAGTTCCATCGCGTCCACCACAGCGTCGCGGACGACATCGCCGAACCGCACCGGCCCGCGGAACTCCCAGGCCACGGTCCGCTCGTACTGCTGATCTTCCCGCCGGATGCTGGCCAGGACCTGCCGCTGCCCCACCTCCGCGACGCTGGCGAGCCGGAGTTCCTCGCGGGAGGAGATCGGCACGCGCAGATCGCTCAGATCGTGGAAGTCGAACTCGCGGTACCCGTCCACCTTGACGGCGAGCTGCACCTCCTCGCCGCCCACCCGGATCGGGTTCCCGGACGGACGACCCTGGATGTTGCGCGACACGTAGTTGAGCAACTGCTGAACCGGGAGGTTGTAGGCCGCCAGCGCCTCCCGGTCCGGCTCCACGTAGTACTCGAATTCCCGGTCGCGCTGATACCAGTTGCCGGTCGCGTTCGGGTCCACGTCGCGGATCCTCGAGAACCGCGTCAGGCGCGACGCGATTTCCTCGGCGATCTCCTGCACCGTCAGGTAGTTGTACCCAAGCACCTGGAGGCTGTAGTTGGGTGGGCTCGAGCCGCCGCCGTAGAAGCTGGGACCGTATCCCCGCACACGGACGTCGACGCCCGAGAACCCGTAGCTGTACGCCGTCATCTGGTCCTTGATGTGCACCGGGATCGACGTATGCTCGAGTTCGTCGGGGAATTCCGCGCGCATGTACGCAAAGTTCGGTCGGACCTGCGCCTCGAAGCGTTCCACTTCATCGATGGTGGCGAGCTTCGCCTCGAAGGAACGGGCGAGTTCGTCCGTGCGCTCCAGCCCCGCGCCGCGCGGGAAGCTGATCGTGATCGTGATCCCGCTTCCGCCCCCTCCGAATCCGCTCCAGTAGCTCCCCCTGCTCACGTGCTCATCGAACAGGTACCAGCTCCCGCCGAGGCTCCCGAGGCAGAGGAGCGCGATGAGGACGGGGTGCCGCAGGGCGAACCCGAGCAGCGACCGGTACCCCGCGATGTAGAAAGGTTCGGACGGCCGGGTCGGCGATGAGGCGGCCTCCCCGGTCGTGAGGGCCGCATCGACTACGGTCCCGGCGGAATCCCGCATGCGGGCGACGCGCGAGGCGAGCGCCGGGACGAAGGTGAACGCCACGAAGAGGCTGGCGATGATCGAGAAACCGACGGCGAACGTGAGCGGCAGGTAGTAGACCCGCAGCTCTCCCTGGAGGAAGAGGAAGGGGACGAGCACGATCGCGGTCGTCAGCGTCGCGGCGAGCACCGGCAGGACGACCTGGCGCGCGCCGCGGCTGGCGGCATCGGATGGGGCCGCCCCCGATCGGCGGTGACGCTCCACGTTTTCGAGCACGACGATGCCGTTGTCGACGACGAGGCCGAACCCCCACGCGAGCCCCCACAGCGTGAGCAGGTTCAGTGAGAACCCGCCGATGTAGAGAAAGTTCACCGCGGTCAGGACGCTGAACCCGATCGTGGCGAACACGACGAGGACGGCGCCGAGCGACCGCAGGAAGAGCGTGAGGACGATGAAGATCACGATGGCCGCGGCGATGGCGCGGAGCCGGAGTTCCGTGAGCTGCTCGCGGATGTTCTCGCTCTGATCGGTCAGCAGCTCGAGGCCCACGCCCGCCGGGAGCGTCGAGCCCAGTTCGATCATTGCGGCCTTCACGTCGTCCGCGACCTGGATCACGTTCGTGCCCGACTGGCGGAACACGCTCATCAAGATCGTGGGCTGCGAGTCGATGCGCCACAGCAACGTCGGGTCTTCCGTCTGGTCGCGCACCTGCCCCAGATCGCCCACGCGGACGGGCCCATCCGGCCGCGTGAGGACGATCATATCCGCGATGTCGGACACCTCGAGCGCCCGAGTGCGCACGGCGATGGCGAACTGCCGCCCATCGAGTTCGACCGACCCGGGGGCCCTCGGCTCGGACAGCTCGGAGATCCGGCTGCGGACCTCCTCCGGCCTCAGCCCGAGCGCCTCCAGCCGGCCCCGATCCAGCTCGACCGCGATCTCGCGGCGCTCCGCCCCCCGGACGCGCACCTCGGACACGCCCGGCAGCCCCCGCACGAAGGGCTCGATCTCCTCCTCGGCGATCTCGCCCAGGCGCGCAAACGTATACGGGCCGGTCAGCGAGAAGCTGAGGAGCTGCTCCTCTTCGTCGGCGAACTCCTGCGGCACGTACTCGGAGAGGTCGGGCACCACGCCCCCGGGCAACTCGTCCCGGATGGAGTTGATCCGTTCGCTCAGCTCGAGACGGGCGAACTCCATGCGTGTCTCGCGCTCGAAGTGGACCTGGATCGAAGCCGTGGAGCCTGTCCCGCGCGCATCGGCACGGGACTCCGAGATGACCTTCTCCACGCCGCCGACCTGCTGGATGACGGTTTCGAGCGGCGCGGTCACGAACGCTTCCAGCGCCTCGGGCGAGGCTCCGGTCCAGGTGGCAGTGACCGTGAGACGCGGGAATTCGACCTCGGGCAGATCCTCGACCGGAATGAGCCGGAAGCTCGTCACGCCGAGCGCGAAGAGCGCGATGTAGATCGCGGCGGTCGCCACTGGCCGGCGGATGGCCAGATCGATCATGGTTCCACACTCCCTCGCGCCATGCCCGGAGCCGCCGGCCCGGAGCGGCCCCCGAGGCCGTACCCCGGCGTCGGCCGGACTGCGGACGGGTCGCGGCGTTCGGGCCGCGGGCCCGGGTCGGGCCCCACGGACACGGAGGGCTCGACCAGGACCGAATATACGACGGGCACGACGATCAGCGTGAGGAAGGTCGCGGAGATGAGGCCGCCGATCACCACGACGGCGAGCGGGGCGCGGAGGTCGGCCCCTGCCCCCAGCCCCGCGGCGAGCGGCAGGAGTCCGACCACGGTCGTGATCGTCGTCATCACGATGGGGCGGAGGCGCAGCCTGCCCGCTTCAAGGATCGCCGCCCGCTTGGCCAGCCCGGCCCGTCTGCGCTGGTTGATGAAGTCGACCTTCACGATGGCGTCGTTGACGACAATGCCGATGAGGATCACGAACCCGATGCCGCTCATCGCGTTGAGGCCGCCCCCGGCGATCCAGAGCGCGGTCACCGCCCCGATCGCCGCCAGCGGCACCGCCGTGAGAACGACGAGCGGCTGCACGAGTGACTCGAACTGGGCGGCCATGATCAGGAAGACGAGGGCCAGCGCGAGGCCGAAGGCGAAGGTGAGCGAGCGGAAGCTGTCCTGCATCTCCTCGTTCTCGCCGCCGACGCGCACGGTCGTGAGCGCCGGGCGCGGGATGTCCGCGATCGCGGCCTCCACCTCCCGGACGGCCGTCCGGAGGCCGCCCTCGGCCACGTCCGCCAGCACCTGGATCGTGCGGTTCTGATCCTCGCGCCGGATTTCGACCGGACCGAACCCCTGCCGGACCGTCACGAGTTCCCCGATCGGCACGCCCTGGAGCCGAAGCCCGAGCACTCTGTCCAGTTCCCGCCGGGCCGTTTCCGGAATCGTGACCCGGATGTCGACCTTGTCGGCGAACACCGAGTACGCGTTCCGGGTCTCCGATCCCCGCAGGTAGTCCTCGATCGCCGTCGCGACCGACGTCACGGTGATCTGGTGCCGGGCCGCCACCTCCCGATTGACCTCGATGACGAGTTCCGGCTGCGTGCGGAGGAAGTCCAGCCGCACATCGGCGAGCGCCGGGACGCCCTCGAGCCGGGTCTCGATCGCCTCGGCGACCGGCACGAGTTCCTCCAGTTCCCCGCTCTGCACCTTCACCGCGAGGTCGGCCTCCCCGATCGCCAGCGCCCTGCCAAGCGAGGTGGCCCGCCCGGTCTCGATCGTCACGAAGGCCGGATCCACGCCGCTTCCCGGGAGCCGAGCCCGCAGTTCGGCGATCGCTTCGCTCGTCGGCCGGGACGACCCGGCGAGCTGGACGTCGAGCGCCGCGTTGTTGAGTCCGGTCAGGTCGCGCGCCGCGAGTTCGCTGCCCCGGCTGCGGCCCACCCGGGTGAAGATGCCCGAGACATCCGCCATGTCGAGCAGGAGCCGCTCCACCTCTCCGGCCGCCTCGTCCGTCGTGCGGATCGGCGTCCCCTGAGGGAGGTTGAGTTCGACCCAGAACTGCTGCTCGTCCACGCGCGGCATGAGTCCCCGCGGGAGGGATCCGGCGAGCATGACCGCGCCGGCCAGCGCGACGACGGCGATGGAGAGGACCTCCAGCCGGTGCGCGAGGGCCCACTCGAGCGTCCGCTCGTAGCGGTCCGCGAAGCGCAGGAACGCGCGCTCGAAGGCCCGCAGAAAGGGACCGAAGAGCAGGCCCAGAACCCTGCCGCCGCCGGTCGCGACATCGACGCCCGTGAGCTTGACCGAGCGCCCCACGTAGGCGACCCCGCCC
This genomic stretch from Candidatus Palauibacter scopulicola harbors:
- a CDS encoding efflux RND transporter permease subunit is translated as MIDLAIRRPVATAAIYIALFALGVTSFRLIPVEDLPEVEFPRLTVTATWTGASPEALEAFVTAPLETVIQQVGGVEKVISESRADARGTGSTASIQVHFERETRMEFARLELSERINSIRDELPGGVVPDLSEYVPQEFADEEEQLLSFSLTGPYTFARLGEIAEEEIEPFVRGLPGVSEVRVRGAERREIAVELDRGRLEALGLRPEEVRSRISELSEPRAPGSVELDGRQFAIAVRTRALEVSDIADMIVLTRPDGPVRVGDLGQVRDQTEDPTLLWRIDSQPTILMSVFRQSGTNVIQVADDVKAAMIELGSTLPAGVGLELLTDQSENIREQLTELRLRAIAAAIVIFIVLTLFLRSLGAVLVVFATIGFSVLTAVNFLYIGGFSLNLLTLWGLAWGFGLVVDNGIVVLENVERHRRSGAAPSDAASRGARQVVLPVLAATLTTAIVLVPFLFLQGELRVYYLPLTFAVGFSIIASLFVAFTFVPALASRVARMRDSAGTVVDAALTTGEAASSPTRPSEPFYIAGYRSLLGFALRHPVLIALLCLGSLGGSWYLFDEHVSRGSYWSGFGGGGSGITITISFPRGAGLERTDELARSFEAKLATIDEVERFEAQVRPNFAYMRAEFPDELEHTSIPVHIKDQMTAYSYGFSGVDVRVRGYGPSFYGGGSSPPNYSLQVLGYNYLTVQEIAEEIASRLTRFSRIRDVDPNATGNWYQRDREFEYYVEPDREALAAYNLPVQQLLNYVSRNIQGRPSGNPIRVGGEEVQLAVKVDGYREFDFHDLSDLRVPISSREELRLASVAEVGQRQVLASIRREDQQYERTVAWEFRGPVRFGDVVRDAVVDAMELPPGYRIEKSRYGGWTTEETTQMWVVLAFSILLIYMVTAGLFESLLAPFVVLFSLPFALIGVFLIFFYTDATFTRTAFIGTIMMGGIVVNNAILVVYHIGEVRKRMPTAAAIVQGTLERVRPILMTTLTTVFGLLPLVLFAPSQDQNIWNALALATIGGLISSTLFVLVAIPVAYRYIVARRI
- a CDS encoding efflux RND transporter permease subunit, translating into MALPDVSLRRPVATAMLYVGIAVLGVVSFLRLPIDLLPDVAFPTLSVWTTYSDAGPAEVERFITEPIEQQLYSIPGARRISSRSREGQSLVQLQFAWGTDMEFATLHTREKLDNLTERLPEGSERPTILRSDPTSDPIMTLAVSGTDLRSLRDLSEVVFKRRLEQLDGVSLAGLTGGPERELRVIVDPEYLDVHEVSLSEISNALDQANYNAPGGTIQRGRFEYSLRTLGQFREVEELLDVVIARPRGVGARPVVLADVATVVDTIADLETIARFNGEPAIGLQVFKEAGTNTVRVADGVRETLDQLREEFQGISIEIASSQAAFIRDAISNVVSALLLGGALAFLVLFLFLRDPRYPLAIGLAIPISVMAAFALCYAFDVSLNIMSLGGLALGVGLLVDNSIVVLENIFRHREESGGSARASAGRGAREVAAAITASTLTTIAVFGPVLYVEGVAGALFGDLSLAVTFSLLASLLVALTLLPVLAAQVARGKRGAEAAGFDGEMSPSEQPEAAEAERPGRVRRFGRAVRAGAVAGVRGVGGGVAYVGRSVKLTGVDVATGGGRVLGLLFGPFLRAFERAFLRFADRYERTLEWALAHRLEVLSIAVVALAGAVMLAGSLPRGLMPRVDEQQFWVELNLPQGTPIRTTDEAAGEVERLLLDMADVSGIFTRVGRSRGSELAARDLTGLNNAALDVQLAGSSRPTSEAIAELRARLPGSGVDPAFVTIETGRATSLGRALAIGEADLAVKVQSGELEELVPVAEAIETRLEGVPALADVRLDFLRTQPELVIEVNREVAARHQITVTSVATAIEDYLRGSETRNAYSVFADKVDIRVTIPETARRELDRVLGLRLQGVPIGELVTVRQGFGPVEIRREDQNRTIQVLADVAEGGLRTAVREVEAAIADIPRPALTTVRVGGENEEMQDSFRSLTFAFGLALALVFLIMAAQFESLVQPLVVLTAVPLAAIGAVTALWIAGGGLNAMSGIGFVILIGIVVNDAIVKVDFINQRRRAGLAKRAAILEAGRLRLRPIVMTTITTVVGLLPLAAGLGAGADLRAPLAVVVIGGLISATFLTLIVVPVVYSVLVEPSVSVGPDPGPRPERRDPSAVRPTPGYGLGGRSGPAAPGMARGSVEP